Proteins encoded together in one Halothermothrix orenii H 168 window:
- a CDS encoding FGGY-family carbohydrate kinase, producing the protein MDYLIGVDIGTQGTKAIMINNQGKIIAQSYKGYNVETPKPSWAEQWPDVWVNATYFTLQNVIEQSKVDPTKIKGVAISSLYGGSGIPVDEKVTPLAPCLIWMDRRAEEEVKWVKENIDLQELFQITGNFVDSYYGFTKMLWIKNNWPDVWRKINLFLPPNAFVIYQLTGEIAIDYSSAGNIGGIFDIKHRKWSTKMLEKMGIPLEYQPQKIISSTDIVGKITKQAAEKTGLKVGTPVIAGGVDAAVATLSAGALSEGDHVAMIGTSMCWGFITEKSNISKKLVTMPHVIDPLNKLYTFGGAATAGAIIRWFRDKLGEEELAVEKKLDINAYTLLEMKCKDIPAGSEGLLVLPYFMGERSPIWDSNARGTIIGLNLYHNKYHLYKAFMEGVAYALRHNMESVFNKDINLDGEVILVGGAAKSKIWPKIFADVTGFPVKIIKNDVEAPLGDALLAGVGTGVIKNPDILKEWLIYEDIIMPDRTNKEIYDEYYVQYKTAYMNLKSNMEVLSQLG; encoded by the coding sequence GTGGATTATTTAATAGGGGTAGATATAGGAACTCAAGGAACAAAAGCTATAATGATTAATAATCAAGGAAAAATTATTGCTCAAAGTTATAAAGGGTATAATGTAGAAACACCTAAACCTTCTTGGGCTGAACAATGGCCAGATGTTTGGGTAAATGCAACATATTTTACCCTGCAAAATGTTATTGAACAATCCAAGGTTGATCCAACTAAAATTAAAGGTGTTGCGATCAGTAGCTTATACGGAGGGTCAGGTATTCCTGTTGATGAAAAAGTTACCCCCCTGGCTCCCTGTTTAATATGGATGGACCGTAGGGCCGAAGAAGAAGTTAAATGGGTAAAAGAAAATATTGACTTGCAAGAACTATTTCAGATTACAGGTAATTTTGTTGATTCCTATTATGGGTTTACGAAAATGTTATGGATTAAAAATAACTGGCCCGATGTGTGGAGGAAAATCAATCTATTTTTACCGCCAAATGCCTTTGTGATTTATCAATTAACAGGTGAAATAGCAATTGATTATTCTTCAGCAGGTAATATAGGTGGAATATTTGATATAAAACACAGGAAATGGTCAACTAAGATGTTAGAAAAAATGGGTATTCCTTTAGAATACCAACCCCAAAAGATAATTTCTTCAACTGATATAGTAGGTAAAATTACTAAACAGGCAGCAGAAAAAACTGGGTTAAAAGTAGGAACTCCAGTAATTGCAGGAGGGGTAGATGCAGCTGTAGCAACTTTGAGTGCAGGGGCTTTAAGTGAAGGAGATCATGTAGCTATGATTGGCACTTCTATGTGCTGGGGATTTATTACAGAAAAAAGTAATATATCAAAGAAATTAGTTACTATGCCCCATGTAATTGATCCTTTAAATAAATTATATACATTCGGTGGTGCTGCGACAGCAGGTGCAATTATTAGATGGTTCAGGGATAAATTGGGAGAGGAAGAATTAGCTGTTGAAAAGAAACTTGATATTAATGCATATACCCTGTTGGAAATGAAATGCAAAGATATACCAGCTGGTTCAGAAGGTTTATTAGTGCTTCCTTATTTCATGGGTGAGAGAAGTCCCATCTGGGATAGTAATGCAAGGGGGACTATTATTGGCCTTAATCTTTACCACAACAAATATCATTTATATAAGGCCTTTATGGAAGGGGTAGCATATGCGTTAAGACATAATATGGAATCTGTTTTTAACAAAGATATAAATTTAGATGGAGAAGTAATTTTAGTTGGTGGTGCAGCTAAATCAAAGATCTGGCCTAAAATATTTGCAGACGTTACTGGTTTTCCAGTCAAAATAATTAAAAATGATGTAGAAGCTCCTTTAGGAGATGCTTTATTAGCTGGTGTAGGAACAGGTGTTATAAAAAATCCTGATATTTTAAAAGAATGGTTAATTTATGAAGACATAATTATGCCAGACAGGACAAACAAAGAAATATATGATGAATATTATGTGCAGTATAAAACAGCTTATATGAACTTGAAAAGTAATATGGAAGTTTTATCTCAATTAGGATGA
- a CDS encoding rhamnulokinase → MNEYLNLLAIDLGASNGRAIIGKYDGNKIKLEEVHKFKNGPERVTNNLYWDILRLFHEVKTGITKASEFTDYNISSLGIDTWGVDYGLLDREGNLLSNPYHYRDNRTDGLLKEIYKKVSKKRIYQLTGIQFMQLNTLVQLYADLKYRPWVLNNAKSLLFTPDLINYFLTGKKYNEFTISSTSQLLNPLTEKWEHELFEELDIPSNIVETLIYPGTKIGNIIPEVKEECGLRGDLPVIAVGSHDTASAVAATPLEDNKNSIYISSGTWSLLGMELDQPIINEKSLKENFTNECGVGKKITFLKNMCGLWMIQECKRIWEREGLDISYSEISKAAMEVDSFIFNVNPDDPRFLNPKNMPLAIKEYCQETEQQIPCNYAEMARGIYESLALNYKRVIDKLEKIVGVKIDKIHMVGGGIKAEILCQFTANVTGKTVIAGPVEATAMGNILAQLMARGEIKNLKEGREIIKNSVELKHYNP, encoded by the coding sequence ATGAATGAATACTTAAATCTTTTAGCTATTGATTTAGGTGCTTCTAATGGTCGGGCCATTATAGGTAAATATGATGGTAACAAAATAAAACTAGAAGAAGTGCATAAATTTAAAAATGGTCCAGAAAGGGTAACAAATAACTTATACTGGGATATTTTAAGACTTTTTCATGAAGTAAAAACCGGTATTACAAAAGCAAGTGAGTTTACAGATTATAATATAAGTAGTCTTGGTATAGATACCTGGGGGGTTGATTATGGTTTATTAGATAGAGAGGGTAATTTACTGTCAAACCCTTATCATTATAGAGATAATAGGACTGATGGTTTATTAAAAGAAATATATAAAAAAGTTAGTAAAAAAAGGATATACCAATTGACTGGAATTCAATTCATGCAATTAAACACTCTGGTTCAGCTCTATGCAGATTTGAAATATCGACCATGGGTTTTAAATAATGCTAAAAGTCTTTTGTTTACTCCAGATTTAATAAATTATTTTTTAACTGGAAAAAAATATAATGAATTTACTATATCATCAACTTCACAATTGCTTAATCCGCTTACAGAGAAATGGGAACATGAACTCTTTGAAGAATTAGATATTCCCAGTAATATTGTGGAAACTTTAATTTACCCTGGAACGAAAATAGGTAATATTATACCTGAGGTAAAAGAAGAGTGTGGGCTTAGGGGAGATTTGCCTGTAATTGCTGTTGGAAGTCATGATACAGCATCAGCAGTGGCTGCAACACCTTTAGAGGATAATAAAAATAGTATTTATATAAGTAGTGGGACCTGGTCACTGTTAGGGATGGAACTTGACCAGCCAATAATTAATGAAAAATCATTAAAAGAAAATTTTACTAATGAATGTGGTGTTGGTAAAAAAATAACTTTCCTAAAGAATATGTGTGGTTTATGGATGATTCAAGAATGTAAACGAATTTGGGAAAGAGAAGGCTTAGATATAAGTTATTCAGAAATTAGTAAGGCTGCCATGGAAGTTGATTCTTTTATATTTAATGTAAATCCTGATGATCCCAGATTTTTAAATCCCAAAAATATGCCCTTGGCTATAAAAGAATATTGTCAGGAAACTGAACAACAAATACCATGTAATTATGCAGAAATGGCCAGAGGTATTTATGAAAGTTTAGCGTTGAATTATAAAAGGGTTATAGATAAATTAGAAAAAATTGTAGGTGTTAAAATTGATAAAATACATATGGTAGGTGGAGGTATAAAAGCAGAAATATTATGCCAATTCACAGCAAATGTAACCGGAAAAACGGTTATAGCAGGTCCAGTTGAAGCTACTGCTATGGGAAATATACTGGCTCAGCTAATGGCCCGGGGAGAAATTAAAAATTTAAAAGAAGGTCGAGAAATAATTAAAAATTCAGTTGAATTAAAACATTATAACCCTTAA
- a CDS encoding ABC transporter permease, translating into MIDNGVNETQMSFFKRFSEKIIPFTGLLIICIILSIASPYFLTLTNIMAIGIQTTVIAILGIGVTFVIITAGIDLSVGSVLGLAGVITTISMANGINMYLSIIFGLLVGAAIGFVNGLVTTKGKIHSFIATLGMMGIARGLALIITGGIPVSGLPSEFDFMGAGKIFGFFPVPVFILIIVAIIAHLILSKTRIGRYTYAIGSNAEATRLSGVKVDKYLIIVFTISGLMASLGGIVQASRLVTGQPTAGTGYELDAIAAAVIGGTSLLGGEGSILGTIIGALIMGVLRNGANLLNISEFIQQVLIGIIIISAVIYDRHRRSKN; encoded by the coding sequence GTGATTGATAATGGTGTCAATGAAACCCAAATGAGTTTTTTTAAGAGGTTTTCTGAGAAGATTATTCCTTTTACTGGATTATTGATAATTTGTATAATACTTTCTATTGCATCACCCTATTTTCTTACCTTAACTAATATTATGGCTATAGGTATTCAGACTACAGTTATTGCCATATTAGGTATAGGTGTTACGTTTGTAATAATTACTGCTGGAATAGATTTATCTGTGGGGTCAGTACTAGGATTAGCAGGAGTAATAACTACCATAAGTATGGCTAATGGAATCAATATGTATTTATCTATTATTTTTGGATTATTGGTTGGTGCAGCAATAGGTTTTGTTAATGGTCTAGTGACGACCAAGGGTAAGATCCATTCTTTTATCGCAACTTTAGGTATGATGGGTATTGCCAGGGGATTAGCATTAATAATTACAGGAGGTATTCCAGTCTCAGGTTTACCAAGTGAATTTGATTTTATGGGAGCAGGAAAAATATTTGGTTTTTTTCCAGTACCGGTTTTTATTTTAATTATTGTTGCTATAATAGCACATTTAATTTTATCGAAGACAAGAATAGGAAGATATACATATGCAATAGGTAGTAACGCAGAAGCAACTCGCCTGTCAGGTGTTAAAGTTGATAAATATTTAATAATTGTTTTTACTATATCAGGGTTGATGGCATCATTAGGTGGCATAGTTCAGGCCTCTAGATTAGTAACCGGACAGCCTACTGCTGGAACAGGTTATGAGTTAGATGCTATTGCTGCTGCAGTAATCGGTGGAACAAGTTTATTGGGTGGAGAAGGAAGTATTTTAGGTACAATAATTGGAGCCCTAATTATGGGTGTGCTAAGAAATGGTGCTAATTTATTAAATATATCTGAATTTATTCAACAGGTTTTAATTGGGATAATTATAATTTCAGCTGTTATTTATGATAGACACCGCCGTAGTAAGAATTAA
- a CDS encoding RbsD/FucU family protein translates to MVKGGLIHPHILESVAAAGHGAQILITDGNYPASTKTKEDVNKVYLNLAPGLVNVTDVLKVLVEVINIEEATVMAPSKGDKPAIFKEFKRILSSGTDFNEIGRFEFYDKCVSNQDLCLVIVTGEQRIYANILLTIGVVK, encoded by the coding sequence ATGGTAAAGGGTGGGTTGATTCATCCACATATATTAGAAAGTGTTGCAGCTGCTGGACATGGTGCACAAATATTAATAACTGATGGAAATTATCCAGCTTCTACTAAAACAAAAGAAGATGTAAACAAAGTATATTTAAATCTTGCTCCGGGGTTAGTTAATGTTACTGATGTACTTAAAGTTTTAGTTGAAGTTATTAATATAGAAGAGGCTACGGTAATGGCACCATCAAAAGGAGACAAGCCAGCTATATTTAAGGAATTTAAAAGAATATTAAGTTCTGGAACAGATTTTAATGAAATTGGACGTTTTGAATTTTACGACAAATGTGTATCTAATCAAGATCTATGCTTAGTCATTGTTACAGGGGAACAGAGAATATATGCCAATATATTATTGACAATTGGTGTAGTAAAATAA
- a CDS encoding L-fucose isomerase, whose translation MSNKTNLKINKQHRLRGNLPKIGIRPAIDGRRKGIRESLEGQTMGMAKAVANFLEENLKYPNGTPVECVIADTCIGGVAEAAATAEKFSREGVGVSITVSPCWCYGSETMDMNPLIPKAIWGFNGTERPGAVYLAALKAAHDQKGLPIFPIYGRQVQDADDRSIPEDVQEKMLRFAKAGLAVAIMRGKSYLSMGSVSMGIAGSMVNEDFFQEYLGMRNEYVDMSEFIRRMEEEIYDKAEFKRAMKWVKENCNEGKDNNPPQVQHSRETKDEEWETVVKMTLIARDLMVGNPKLAEMGYGEEAMGHNAIAAGFQGQRQWTDHFPNGDFMEAILNSSFDWNGLREPFIMATENDTLNGVSMLFGHLLTNTAQIFADVRTYWSPESVKRVTDKELTGRAQNGIIHLINSGSATLDGTGQQTKNGRPVMKPFWEISSEEVEACLEATSWRPAMLDYFRGGGFSSNYLTKGGMPLTMIRINIIKGLGPVLQIAEGYSVDLPEDVHRILDQRTDPTWPTTWFAPILTGKGAFKDVYSVMNRWGANHAAVSYGHIGGDLITLAAMLRIPVAMHNVSEDKIFRPSAWDGFGTNDLEGADYRACKTFGPLYG comes from the coding sequence ATGTCAAATAAAACAAATTTAAAAATTAACAAACAACATCGCTTAAGAGGTAATTTACCTAAAATCGGCATAAGGCCTGCTATTGATGGTCGTCGCAAGGGAATTAGAGAATCATTAGAAGGTCAGACAATGGGAATGGCTAAAGCTGTGGCTAATTTTTTAGAAGAAAATCTGAAGTATCCAAATGGTACACCTGTAGAATGTGTTATTGCTGATACTTGTATAGGTGGGGTAGCAGAAGCAGCTGCTACGGCTGAAAAGTTTTCACGAGAAGGTGTTGGAGTTTCGATTACAGTTTCACCATGCTGGTGTTATGGTTCAGAAACAATGGATATGAATCCATTGATACCAAAAGCCATCTGGGGTTTTAATGGTACTGAAAGACCTGGTGCAGTTTATTTAGCTGCTCTTAAAGCGGCACATGATCAGAAAGGGTTACCTATTTTCCCTATATATGGACGTCAAGTTCAGGATGCTGATGATAGAAGTATTCCAGAAGATGTTCAGGAAAAAATGCTCCGGTTTGCCAAGGCTGGATTAGCTGTGGCTATTATGCGTGGTAAGTCTTATCTGTCTATGGGTTCAGTTTCTATGGGAATTGCAGGTTCTATGGTTAATGAAGATTTCTTTCAGGAGTATTTGGGTATGAGAAATGAATATGTAGATATGTCAGAATTTATAAGAAGAATGGAAGAAGAAATTTATGATAAAGCTGAATTTAAAAGAGCAATGAAGTGGGTAAAAGAAAATTGTAATGAAGGTAAAGATAACAATCCCCCTCAAGTTCAACATTCTAGAGAGACAAAAGATGAAGAATGGGAAACAGTAGTTAAGATGACTTTAATAGCAAGAGATTTGATGGTTGGTAATCCCAAACTTGCTGAAATGGGTTATGGAGAAGAGGCTATGGGTCATAATGCTATAGCCGCAGGTTTTCAGGGTCAAAGACAATGGACTGATCATTTTCCAAATGGTGACTTTATGGAAGCTATTTTAAATTCTTCTTTTGACTGGAATGGACTCAGGGAGCCATTTATTATGGCTACTGAGAATGATACTTTAAATGGAGTATCAATGTTATTTGGTCATTTATTAACTAATACAGCTCAAATATTTGCTGACGTAAGAACTTATTGGAGTCCAGAATCAGTTAAGAGAGTAACTGATAAGGAATTAACTGGTAGAGCCCAAAATGGTATTATCCATTTAATTAATTCAGGTTCAGCAACATTAGATGGGACCGGTCAGCAAACTAAAAATGGTAGGCCTGTGATGAAACCTTTCTGGGAAATTAGTTCAGAAGAAGTTGAAGCTTGTCTTGAAGCGACTTCATGGCGACCTGCTATGTTGGATTATTTTAGAGGAGGAGGATTCTCGTCTAATTATTTAACTAAAGGTGGCATGCCATTAACAATGATTAGAATAAATATTATTAAAGGATTGGGACCGGTCCTCCAGATTGCTGAAGGTTATTCAGTAGATTTACCTGAAGACGTTCATAGAATTCTGGATCAGAGAACTGATCCTACCTGGCCTACTACATGGTTTGCTCCTATATTGACAGGAAAAGGTGCTTTTAAAGATGTTTATTCAGTAATGAATAGATGGGGAGCAAATCATGCAGCTGTCAGTTATGGTCATATTGGTGGAGATTTAATTACTCTAGCTGCTATGCTTAGAATCCCTGTTGCTATGCATAATGTATCAGAAGATAAAATTTTTAGGCCAAGTGCCTGGGATGGTTTTGGGACTAATGATTTAGAGGGAGCAGACTATCGTGCATGCAAGACTTTTGGACCTTTATATGGGTGA